In a genomic window of Wyeomyia smithii strain HCP4-BCI-WySm-NY-G18 chromosome 1, ASM2978416v1, whole genome shotgun sequence:
- the LOC129718316 gene encoding GATOR complex protein NPRL2 produces MMSMVNPTNQFYEGCGREGPIRCILLSEFHATAGSKICCQVPDNYISKEVFDSIRFFIIPKPQLQRCTLTVNALGHKVIGYPVRIDHQRYPRNAFYFNLCFVCDSWARSVQHEPVVKKLSEYLLMMEEETAFLSNPENNSRIQHLLGCILRDLNEKQVATIVEGETTIYLKILKLKPDPPPVQDHLVPLICKGFENISMEAWDLTTQQVVPFINGINHVARIAAEADVENQLVKSCIQNLVYYGVVQLLPLLKYSNVYMCTRNLQNLSKDRQFAEDCRRYVRIESEKEPQRMLPSLHKILSFYSQMTHGVTLRALCQRLCPRDNGIDERKLVTFGLQHCLIRCINKYPVFTGSYPNARHKLYTGLNSLDEICCKTGLSPRRIEEDIDVDSNVTVIWK; encoded by the exons GGTCGAAAATTTGCTGCCAGGTGCCGGACAACTACATCTCCAAGGAGGTGTTCGACTCGATTCGATTTTTCATCATTCCCAAGCCGCAGCTGCAGCGTTGCACGCTGACGGT GAATGCTCTCGGTCACAAAGTGATTGGTTACCCGGTGCGAATTGACCACCAGCGCTATCCGCGCAATGCATTCTATTTCAATCTGTGCTTCGTGTGCGATAGTTGGGCACGTTCCGTGCAGCACGAGCCAGTCGTGAAAAAGCTCTCCGAGTACCTACTGATGATGGAAGAGGAAACGGCATTCCTATCCAATCCGGAAAATAATTCGCGCATTCAACACTTGCTCGGTTGTATTCTACGCGATCTGAACGAGAAACAGGTGGCCACAATCGTGGAGGGTGAAACgacaatttatttaaaaatacttaaacTGAAACCGGATCCCCCACCGGTGCAAGATCATCTGGTTCCGCTGATATGCAAGGGCTTCGAGAACATTTCGATGGAGGCGTGGGATTTGACGACGCAGCAGGTGGTTCCGTTTATCAACGGGATTAATCATGTGGCACGAATCGCGGCGGAAGCCGACGTCGAGAATCAACTGGTCAAGTCGTGCATTCAGAATCTGGTGTACTACGGAGTGGTTCAGCTGCTTCCACTGTTGAAGTATAGTAACGTGTACATGTGCACGCGAAACCTGCAGAATCTGAGCAAGGATCGTCAGTTTGCCGAAGACTGCCGCCGGTATGTGCGGATTGAAAGCGAGAAGGAACCCCAGCGGATGCTACCGTCGCTGCACAAAATTCTTTCCTTTTACTCGCAGATGACGCACGGCGTCACGTTGCGGGCGCTTTGCCAGCGGCTGTGCCCCCGGGATAATGGGATTGACGAGCGGAAGTTGGTTACTTTTGGGCTGCAGCACTGTTTGATACGGTGCATCAACAAGTATCCCGTCTTTACTGGTTCGTATCCAAACGCGCGGCACAAGTTGTACACCGGGCTGAACAGTTTGGATGAGATTTGCTGCAAGACGGGGCTGTCGCCCCGGCGGATTGAAGAAGATATCGATGTGGATTCAAATGTTACCGTTATTTGGAAATAA